In Zingiber officinale cultivar Zhangliang chromosome 1A, Zo_v1.1, whole genome shotgun sequence, a genomic segment contains:
- the LOC122006285 gene encoding antifreeze protein Maxi-like — protein sequence MDRSSRPAAAYAAVAASYSNAAASYSTAAAAYLANDPVGHKTAAAAYAASAAAYSASAAAYSASAAAYAADDAAEADDPLGDPSAAASSVAVLAVVPAADPVDDLNKPPAGPVVVSANNLRR from the coding sequence ATGGATCGCAGCAGCCGACCCGCCGCGGCCTACGCAGCTGTCGCCGCGAGCTACTCAAATGCCGCCGCGAGCTACTCAACCGCCGCAGCGGCCTACCTAGCTAACGATCCCGTCGGCCACAAAACTGCCGCCGCGGCCTATGCAGCTTCCGCCGCGGCCTACTCAGCTTCCGCCGCGGCCTACTCAGCTTCCGCCGCGGCCTACGCAGCCGACGACGCGGCGGAAGCTGACGACCCCCTCGGGGACCCATCTGCCGCCGCGTCGTCCGTCGCCGTCCTCGCTGTCGTCCCCGCCGCCGACCCCGTCGACGACCTCAACAAACCCCCCGCCGGCCCCGTCGTCGTCTCCGCCAACAACCTCCGCCGCTGA